The Echinicola jeungdonensis genome segment ATTGCCAGGGCTATTTCTGCTGTAGAAAATTATCCTGAAGAATGCCAAAAGCTAATGGATTGTTTTCGGGAAAAAGCCCAAAAAAGTAATGTTCCCATATTAGGAATTACAGGTACGGGGGGAGCCGGAAAATCCTCTTTGGTAGATGAGTTTGTCAGGCGTTTTCTGAAGGATTTTCCAGATAAAAATTTGGCTATTATTTCTGTGGACCCTTCAAAGAGAAAAACAGGAGGAGCCCTGTTAGGGGACCGGATCCGAATGAACGCCATTAATAGTTCAAGGGTTTATATGCGGTCTTTGGCCACCCGTCAGGCCAATTTGGCGCTTTCAAATCATGTTCAAGATGCTGTAGATATTGTCAAAGCAGCTGGTTTTGACCTGGTCATATTGGAAACTTCCGGGATTGGACAATCGGATACGGAAATCACTGAGCACTCAGACCTTTCATTGTATGTAATGACGCCAGAGTATGGGGCTGCTACCCAGTTGGAGAAAATAGATATGCTGGATTTTGCTGATGTCATTGCCCTGAACAAATTTGACAAAAGAGGGGCTTTGGATGCCTTGCGGGATGTAAGGAAGCAATATTCCAGAAACCATGGCCTTTGGGATGCCAAGGAGGAGAATTTGCCTATTTATGGTACCATTGCCTCCCAGTTTAATGATCCAGGTATGAACCAGCTTTACCATTATATCATGAAAAAGTTGGGAGAACTTGCTCCTGAAAAACTACCTGTCAAGAAGTTGGGCGAATTTTCTTCCTCGGAAAAAATATTTATTATTCCACCGTCCAGAACCCGGTATTTGTCAGAAATAACAGAAACAAACAGGAGTTATGACCAATGGGTTGAGGAACAAAAAGAAATTGCTCAAAAGCTATTTGGCCTAAAAAAATCCATGGAGGCCGTCAAAACCATGGAAGTTGGGGATGTGGAGGGAATTTTAAAATCCCTTCAAAAGGTTTATGAAAAAATAGCCTTGGAATTAGATCCAAAAAATAAAAAATGGTTGGAAGAATGGCCTGAAATAGTTGGGAATTATGCCAAAGATCAATTTGTTTTTCAGGTTCGGAATAAGAAAATAAAGGTTAAAACTTTTTCTGCTTCTTTATCGGGAACGCGTATCCCCAAAGTGGTTTTGCCCAAATATGAAGCTTGGGGAGATCTTTTGAAATGGGGCCTTAGGGAAAATGTCCCCGGAGAATTTCCTTTTACGGCTGGCGTTTTTCCTTTCAAAAGAGAGGGAGAGGACCCCACCAGGATGTTTGCTGGGGAAGGGGGACCTGAAAGGACCAATAAGCGGTTCCATTATGTATCCAGGGACATGCCGGCCAAAAGGCTTTCTACTGCCTTTGATTCTGTAACACTTTATGGAGAGGACCCGGATTACCGTCCGGACATTTTTGGGAAAATAGGTAATTCGGGGGTCAATATTTGTTGCCTGGATGATATGAAAAAGCTGTATTCCGGTTTTGATCTGGCAGATCCACTTACATCGGTTTCCATGACCATCAATGGTCCTGCAGCAGCAATGACAGCTTTTTTTATGAATGCAGCCATAGACCAGCAATGTGAAAAATACATTATGGATCACGGTCTTGTAGAAGAAGTTGAGGGCAAAATTAAGGAGATTTATAATGAAAAAGGAGTGGAAAGGCCATTCTACGCAGCATCCTTGCCAGAAGGGCATAATAGGTTGGGCTTGATGTTATTGGGGGTTACCGGTGATCAGGTTTTGGAAAAAGAAGTTTATGAAAAAATTAAGGCTGATACCCTAACAAAAGTGCGTGGGACGGTGCAAGCTGATATTTTGAAAGAGGATCAAGCTCAAAATACCTGTATTTTCTCCACAGAGTTTTCTCTTAGGTTAATGGGAGATGTACAACAATATTTTATTGATAAGGGAGTAAGAAATTTCTATTCTGTATCCATTTCAGGCTACCATATTGCAGAAGCTGGGGCCAACCCCATTACCCAATTGGCATTGACCCTTTCCAATGGCTTTACCTATGTGGAATATTATGTTTCTCGGGGAATGGATATCAATAAATTTTCTCCTAATCTGTCCTTTTTCTTTTCCAATGGAATCGATCCTGAATATGCGGTGATTGGCAGGGTGGCCCGAAGGATATGGGCCAAGGCCATGAAATTAAAATATGGAGCCAATGAACGCTCCCAGATGCTGAAATACCATATTCAGACTTCAGGGCGTTCATTGCATGCTCAGGAAATAGACTTCAATGATATTAGAACCACCTTACAGGCCTTGTATGCCATTTATGATAATTGCAACTCATTGCATACCAATGCTTATGATGAGGCCATCACTACCCCTACAGAATCATCTGTAAGGAGGGCCATGGCCATCCAGTTAATTATTAACAAGGAGTTGGGCCTTACCAAAAATGAGAACCCAAGCCAAGGGGCATTTATTATTGAAGAACTTACCGATTTGGTAGAGGAAGCTGTATATTCGGAGTTTGATAGGATTACCGAGCGGGGAGGCGTTTTGGGGGCCATGGAAACCATGTAT includes the following:
- a CDS encoding methylmalonyl-CoA mutase family protein, coding for MSKKSSTYRPQNPVRIVTAASLFDGHDVAINIMRRIIQAAGCEVIHLGHNRSVQEIVECAIQEDVQAIAITSYQGGHLEFFKYMYDLLQERGAGHIKLFGGGGGTILPEEIKELHGFGITRVYSPDDGRKMGLQGMINEVVKESDFPIGKDLQPDHSLELNNVKTIARAISAVENYPEECQKLMDCFREKAQKSNVPILGITGTGGAGKSSLVDEFVRRFLKDFPDKNLAIISVDPSKRKTGGALLGDRIRMNAINSSRVYMRSLATRQANLALSNHVQDAVDIVKAAGFDLVILETSGIGQSDTEITEHSDLSLYVMTPEYGAATQLEKIDMLDFADVIALNKFDKRGALDALRDVRKQYSRNHGLWDAKEENLPIYGTIASQFNDPGMNQLYHYIMKKLGELAPEKLPVKKLGEFSSSEKIFIIPPSRTRYLSEITETNRSYDQWVEEQKEIAQKLFGLKKSMEAVKTMEVGDVEGILKSLQKVYEKIALELDPKNKKWLEEWPEIVGNYAKDQFVFQVRNKKIKVKTFSASLSGTRIPKVVLPKYEAWGDLLKWGLRENVPGEFPFTAGVFPFKREGEDPTRMFAGEGGPERTNKRFHYVSRDMPAKRLSTAFDSVTLYGEDPDYRPDIFGKIGNSGVNICCLDDMKKLYSGFDLADPLTSVSMTINGPAAAMTAFFMNAAIDQQCEKYIMDHGLVEEVEGKIKEIYNEKGVERPFYAASLPEGHNRLGLMLLGVTGDQVLEKEVYEKIKADTLTKVRGTVQADILKEDQAQNTCIFSTEFSLRLMGDVQQYFIDKGVRNFYSVSISGYHIAEAGANPITQLALTLSNGFTYVEYYVSRGMDINKFSPNLSFFFSNGIDPEYAVIGRVARRIWAKAMKLKYGANERSQMLKYHIQTSGRSLHAQEIDFNDIRTTLQALYAIYDNCNSLHTNAYDEAITTPTESSVRRAMAIQLIINKELGLTKNENPSQGAFIIEELTDLVEEAVYSEFDRITERGGVLGAMETMYQRGKIQEESLHYETLKHSGEYPIIGVNTFLSSKGSPTVTPGEVIRATPEEKELQIKELNNLHLKYKSLAAELLVDLKKSAVENGNVFGQLMETVKHCSLGQITHALYEVGGEYRRNM